One genomic region from Terriglobus aquaticus encodes:
- the ribA gene encoding GTP cyclohydrolase II has product MSYSRVTKVAEAKLPTRSGDFRILGFEGELAPDQEPGPQGKRIEEAVALVYGDIASQPSPILRIHSQCLTGDVFHSLRCDCRQQLELALDTIVAHGSGLVIYEEQEGRGIGLMAKLRAYELQDQGLDTIEANVRLGYRSDHRDFSLPAEILRQMGIRSVRLITNNPEKVAALQAHGVQVERLSAEVAPTLNSESYLQVKREKMGHLISSL; this is encoded by the coding sequence ATGTCGTACAGTCGCGTCACCAAGGTCGCCGAAGCCAAGCTGCCGACACGTTCCGGTGATTTCCGGATCCTCGGTTTCGAGGGCGAATTGGCACCGGATCAGGAACCCGGGCCGCAGGGCAAGCGGATTGAAGAAGCGGTCGCTCTCGTCTACGGAGACATCGCGTCGCAGCCCTCACCCATCCTGCGCATCCACTCGCAGTGTCTTACTGGCGACGTCTTCCACTCTCTTCGTTGTGACTGCCGTCAGCAGCTTGAACTCGCGCTGGACACAATCGTCGCGCACGGCTCCGGCCTCGTGATTTATGAGGAGCAGGAAGGCCGCGGCATTGGCCTGATGGCCAAGTTGCGGGCCTATGAGCTACAGGATCAGGGACTGGACACCATCGAAGCCAACGTGCGGCTTGGCTACCGCAGCGACCATCGCGACTTCAGTCTGCCCGCGGAGATCCTGCGCCAGATGGGAATCCGCTCTGTCCGGCTGATCACCAACAATCCGGAGAAAGTAGCAGCCCTGCAAGCTCATGGTGTGCAGGTCGAACGCCTCTCGGCGGAGGTCGCGCCAACGCTCAATTCCGAGAGCTACCTGCAGGTGAAGCGCGAAAAGATGGGTCACCTCATCAGTTCGCTCTAG
- a CDS encoding sensor histidine kinase: MHEFDSKLVLISLLVKLGVAAAVSSSLTRSVAFRRLLLMPERTLRDRLKLMLLVTTPLVLGVWVRDVVPNFLAADLSLETIVLLGIVVGPLAAVLGGILLAVPAMLHGEYLTLPANLLLAAVAGAFHSFVDIEDVWSFSPLIDLSLYRWVRRNLKRPHLDRQILLLLLVMVLQAAASVLSHFYPKLYFSLRDEHWWIEALVCATAPVVVGIPLKIWNAVRIQQKLEEQTRLLLEARLDALQRQINPHFLFNTLNSIASLVRLEPELAREMVVKLANILRVLLKQREAFVPFREELAFTDDYLAIEVVRFGEKLQVRKEIAPETLDLQVPSMLLQPLIENSIKHGLEPRISGGTVTLRSRRLGNVLRLEVEDDGVGIAPGREAVSPVSGLVRAGTGIGMRNVRERLLVLFGTAAHLDVESRPGRGTRVSIEMPLVSAEDTVGSDLSRMREDVLSALQTLRSLGERAG; encoded by the coding sequence GTGCACGAGTTTGACAGCAAGCTGGTTCTGATCTCGCTGCTGGTGAAGCTGGGTGTGGCTGCGGCCGTCTCCAGCTCGCTGACGCGGTCGGTGGCGTTCCGCCGATTGCTGCTGATGCCGGAACGAACGTTGCGCGACCGGTTGAAGCTGATGCTGCTGGTGACCACGCCACTAGTGCTGGGAGTGTGGGTGCGCGATGTGGTCCCGAACTTTCTAGCGGCCGACCTTTCGCTGGAAACGATCGTCCTGCTTGGCATCGTGGTTGGGCCGTTGGCCGCGGTGTTAGGCGGCATCCTGCTTGCGGTCCCCGCGATGCTGCATGGTGAGTACCTGACGCTGCCTGCGAACCTTCTGCTGGCAGCGGTCGCGGGAGCTTTCCACAGCTTCGTAGACATTGAAGATGTCTGGTCGTTCTCGCCATTGATTGACCTGAGCCTGTACCGTTGGGTACGGCGGAATCTGAAGCGACCTCACCTGGATCGGCAGATTCTGCTGCTGCTGCTTGTGATGGTGCTGCAGGCCGCAGCAAGCGTGTTGTCGCACTTCTATCCCAAGCTCTACTTCAGCTTGCGGGATGAGCACTGGTGGATCGAGGCACTGGTGTGTGCCACTGCACCGGTGGTGGTTGGCATTCCGCTGAAGATCTGGAACGCGGTGCGCATTCAGCAGAAGCTGGAAGAGCAGACGCGATTGCTGCTGGAAGCAAGGCTGGACGCTCTGCAGCGCCAGATCAATCCGCACTTTCTCTTCAACACTCTGAACTCGATCGCTTCACTGGTGCGCCTGGAGCCGGAGCTGGCGCGCGAGATGGTGGTGAAGCTGGCCAATATCCTGCGCGTGCTGCTGAAACAGCGCGAGGCCTTTGTGCCGTTCCGGGAAGAGCTGGCGTTTACGGATGATTACCTGGCCATTGAGGTCGTGCGCTTTGGTGAGAAGCTGCAGGTTCGCAAGGAGATCGCGCCGGAGACGCTGGACCTGCAGGTGCCGAGCATGCTGCTGCAGCCCCTGATCGAAAACAGCATCAAGCATGGGCTGGAGCCGCGCATCAGTGGAGGCACGGTCACGCTGCGCAGCAGGCGTTTGGGCAACGTGTTGCGGTTAGAAGTGGAAGACGATGGCGTGGGCATTGCCCCAGGGCGCGAGGCAGTGTCGCCGGTGAGTGGGCTGGTACGGGCGGGCACGGGCATTGGCATGAGGAATGTGCGGGAGCGGCTGCTGGTGCTGTTTGGAACAGCGGCTCACCTCGATGTTGAGAGCCGTCCGGGGCGCGGGACGCGTGTGAGCATCGAAATGCCTCTGGTGTCCGCGGAAGACACTGTGGGGAGCGACCTGTCTCGCATGCGGGAAGATGTCCTCTCGGCACTGCAGACCTTACGGTCGCTGGGCGAGCGGGCCGGTTGA
- a CDS encoding ChbG/HpnK family deacetylase — MSSAGSPIQLIVNADDFGMTAGVNRAVAELHAAGALTSTTLMACGPKFDEAARIARDLPSLGVGCHVVLVDGTPTSPPTIAASLLAPNGAFTSSMADFALGVEARYTKPKHIEIEVAAQIAKLQDAGIAVTHVDTHKHTHLLPRVARAVMRGAQRMGIRRIRNPFEPAWCSAISPAPLSRKLPFRLLHQFQSAFQRLLAEEGMLSPDASLGLIATGSLDSSILERILSSVPPGTYELVCHPGYVDAELQKAHTKLRESREIERQALLDVVPQLPADHFQCISFAEVGRDSTGPLAQRP, encoded by the coding sequence ATGTCCTCCGCCGGCAGCCCAATCCAACTTATCGTGAACGCCGACGACTTCGGCATGACGGCCGGCGTGAACCGCGCTGTAGCCGAACTGCACGCGGCGGGAGCACTCACCAGCACCACCCTGATGGCGTGTGGCCCCAAGTTCGACGAGGCCGCACGGATCGCTCGCGATCTGCCCTCGCTCGGTGTTGGCTGCCATGTGGTTCTGGTCGATGGCACTCCAACCAGCCCGCCCACGATTGCCGCATCCCTTCTCGCGCCCAATGGCGCCTTCACCTCGTCGATGGCGGACTTTGCCCTCGGAGTCGAAGCCCGCTACACCAAACCAAAACACATCGAGATTGAAGTCGCGGCCCAGATCGCGAAGCTGCAGGACGCAGGCATCGCAGTCACCCACGTCGATACACATAAACACACACACCTCCTGCCCAGGGTCGCGCGTGCGGTCATGCGCGGCGCTCAACGCATGGGCATCCGCCGCATCCGGAACCCATTTGAGCCTGCGTGGTGCTCGGCGATTTCACCCGCACCACTGTCGCGGAAGCTGCCCTTTCGCCTCTTGCACCAGTTCCAATCAGCCTTTCAGCGGCTGCTGGCTGAGGAAGGCATGCTCAGCCCCGACGCCTCACTCGGCCTGATTGCTACGGGCTCTCTAGACAGCTCGATCCTCGAGCGCATTCTAAGTTCAGTTCCGCCGGGTACGTACGAACTTGTATGCCATCCGGGTTATGTCGATGCCGAACTCCAGAAGGCGCACACTAAATTGCGCGAGTCACGGGAGATCGAACGCCAAGCCCTTCTCGACGTAGTCCCACAACTCCCGGCTGACCACTTTCAGTGCATCAGCTTCGCAGAGGTCGGTCGCGATTCAACCGGCCCGCTCGCCCAGCGACCGTAA